The following is a genomic window from Puntigrus tetrazona isolate hp1 chromosome 20, ASM1883169v1, whole genome shotgun sequence.
CAGTCACACTGTGCCAACATTGATCCCAGTGATATTTATGAGGGAGACATGGTTTGTGCAATGTTTCCTGAAGATAACTCCTGGTACCGTGCAGCAGTAAGAAAAAACATCTGTGACACTGTTGATGTCGAATTTCTTGACTTTGGAAACACGGCTACAATTTCTGCTTCAAAAATACGTTGTCTTGATCAGTCATTTGCTTCATTTCCGAGGTACAGCATCCACTGCTCTGTACATAAACTGAATGTTGAGAGTGGAGACCAAGAACTTGCACCCAACTTCAAACAGGTAATTGaacaaaacattgaaaaagTCATGTGCACATTTGTGAAAATGATAGGTGCCGTTTGGGAAGTAAAACTTGACGTTAATGGTGTAGTGTTGGGATCCACCTGTAGGGATGATGTTAAGCTTACTAGCCAAAGTGTAAAGCAGATGTTTGAAATCAAGGTGTGTACCCATTACAAGAACCCTTATATACCGGCTGGTCAAATGATCACTGGATACACCTCATTCATCAGGGGTCCTCAGCTCTTCTGGTGTCAGAATGCGGCAACGGACAAACTTCAAGAGATTTctgatttattacaaaatgcCGGTAATGCATCGGATGAATCTTTGCATGAGGAATCTCTTGTAGTTGGAAGTGCTTGCATTGCTCTTTTCCCTGAAGATAATTTGTGGTATCGAGCTAAAGTTACATCTAGGGACCTCAACACACTATCCATAACCTTTGTAGACTATGGAAATGATGCAAAAGTCAAGATCAGTGATGTTAAAGCACTTCCACCCGGGCTATCAGACGTGTCTCCTCAGGCATTCAGCTGCCAGCTTGAAGGTTTTGATCTTTCCAAGGGTTTCTGGGCTGAAGAGGCAGATGATGTGTTCTTTGAGCTAGTTAATGACAAGCTTTTAAATATCACTGTTGAGAAAATGGGGAACTCTGAAATGCCACACTTTGTCAAGCTGGATTGTAATGGTGTTGTCCTCAATGATACCATGAGAAGCTACTGGAAAAGTCCTGAAACTCCATCTGTTGACCACTTAAGTGGAGCAAATGTGGTGTCAACTGATGCCTCTGTGGCTGCTGAAGTTAATATTGTCTCGGTAGTTATCCATGATTCAAACACTGACCATGCGGACAAGGAAACCTCCAACTCCCTTATCGAAATACAGCATTCTGAACAAGACCAGCTTGATTTACTTACAAGTACGAAAGTTGAAAATGAAGCTCAGGATGAGCCTCTCAAGATAATTGCTGAAGATATTGCCTCACCTGACGCAGTGAGTGTAGTGCCCTCTGATGCACAGGAGTACCCTGAAACCATATGTGTCATTGAAAGTGCTTCAGCTTTCACAAATGCTTTTGCTAGAGAGCCAAACCCAAAGCTTTTTCCTGTAATTTTGCCAGAGCATTCTGAGGGAGCTACAGCTAGTATTTCCTCAGAGAATATAGATAGCTTTTTGATGAATAACACAGATTCTCAATTATGGCTTGAGGAACCAGAGCCACCACCATCTGAGATCATTCAATCAGGTAATCTTGAATTTTGATAATTTGTTGCACACTGTTCAGTGCAAGAAGCCTCGCTttcctttatttgtttgtttttgtttttttttccaattttaaaaGACTTGGGCTACATAAGGCAAGCAAAAGGGAAGAAGCCCGCTGGTTCAGAATGTGTGATATGGTCTCATGTAAGAAGAAACTGGTGCACAGCACGAATTTTAAAAAGTTCTGAGGATGCTGCATTGGTGAGTGTAAAATTTCtcttcatgatttttttattttttttttttttataaagagcaGCATTGTTGTGTTTTAGAAGTCTGGATTTGTTTTGTCTAATTTCAGATTTATcttcaaatttctttttttttggttcttcaGGTGTTGCTTGTGGAACATGATTCAGAGGTGGTAGTAGATCCTCTCAACATCTATGAAATTCTGCCTGACAAGCCATTGCAGGTGTggtatggatttttttttttttttttatgatcagaaagcATTTTTTACTAATCCAGTGTTTTAATTGCAGACTTCTTGCACTGAAGTTCCAAGACGTAAGTATTACATTTAGGGTTTTTTTGGTCAGTGATTCAGTCATACTCATTATTTTACCCCACCAGTGCCttggaataatttttttagtttctgaTAAAATTTTTACCTTAAATGTTTTAGGAttgtaaatagttattttttttttcatagatgaAGTGACCAAGGAGAAACGTGCTGCATTGCAGAATAGTTCTTCAAAGGTGAAAGTGTGTCTTAACTGTGGTACACCAGAATGTTTTCAGCAGTTGAAAATAGTGCATGTAACAACCAGTTCTACTTCTGATCACATCAGGTGGACGATACAAAATACGAGACTCTGGTCATCTCAGAGTCAGAAGAACCAAATGGTAATtctttgtatacatttttacctCTACCTTGGCAGTACATGATgcaggatttttaaaaaaaaattcttacacATTAAAATTGGTGGCGATTTTGAACTTGATTTACATGCTACTTTtggatttgtaatatttaaaggtgaaaagaaacaaattgaCCAAATGGATCCAGGTGATGAACATGCAGGCCAGGTATAGTCTGATGCTGTTGTACCAATCAAAACAATAGGCCAACTGTATTTGCTTATCACATGACTTACAATGTCTCAACATGTGTTTGCTTGCAGCCTCAAGTCACAGGGTTTGTGTCTTCTTCCGCTGTTGAAGACTCTGAGGGTGAGTGAGCCAAGTtgatttttatgtactttttttttttattttattttttttattagtatttcacACACACGGTTCATTCATAGATTGCATTGAATCTGCATTTGAATTTGattcatgtaaaaatatcaaGTCCACGATAATGTTTTGCATACATAATGTGCTTGGCTAGACTTGTTctcaaacaaaactgaattgtaCTTAAGTTATAAAACACGTTTTGCTGCTTTCTTTGACCTTCAAGCAGATGACAGGcctgtattattttgtatgtagGTGCACTGGGGGAAGGTGCGCAAGTGCACAACCTTGTTCAAGTACTAAGTGTAAGTACATGTGTAAGACTGTTGAGATATTTACAACTACTTAATCTATTTAACCTAATCCTTCAATTTATTTGGACTGCAGCCTGAACCAGTAGAAAGTAAGGAGCCACAAGAGGATTTACACACTTTAGCTGGAGAACAAAGAGGTAATAATTCATACTTGaagataaaaactaaaaaaatgtattagtagatgaccttttttttttttttttttttttttttttttttttgggcgaATGTTTAGAAGATCCTGCCAACGTGAGCACTGGAGTGGATTTACTGATGGTTTTCCTTGACGTGACTCCCCATGACAaggtgttttgtgtttctccTTTATATTGATAAAGACATAAAGCACCTAgtgtcaaaaataaatctaatatgaagagaatattttctttctgtttgaatatgcaGGGGGTGTGTGAGACTGAGCAAAAAATGGATGACTTGCTTGAAGAGTTTAATAGTATGTTTGAATTCTGTGTTCAAACTAAAgtctttaaatttaaacaaatgttgtGTAGATGTTTAGCATcctttgtattgatttttttgatttttttttttttttttttttttttttaaatctatatatatagatgttaCAGAAGATCTTATTGTCTTAAACAGCGACGGATCAGAGTCTGACACTGCATCTGACAGCACGGTATTATAAGCTAGCAGTTCAATTTCTTTAACCacaaatgtgatgtttattgattattctttacttttttttaaaacttcagcTTCAGGGAGATCCAGTTGTTTCACAAATCAATGTTGATGCTGAAGAATCTTTATGTAAGTTAtgtgtacaaatataaattgagAAATAATTAACAGTCCCACTGTTTTAGAAAACCTCATTTCTGAACTGAGTGAATTTCTTAATTGAGAACTGATGGCGGTGTGCTTCACAGGTTTACAAGAAACGTCCGCATCTGATTGTACCAGCGCAGATGATTCGCGGGTTACTCATCTGACCCTAAAGGTTGAGGACGCATCTGACGATGTCATTTTTGTTGGCGTTTTGCAAAAATCCAAGGCAGAAATATATGAGCCAGAGagtgaaaatagaaaaacagaagATTGACTCACGTAAACCTCACAGAAGATGGTTGATTTATCCTAAGCAagttatgtaatgtttttttgtttgtttgttgttaatcATTCTAAAATTGCACTTCTGCTTGTTCATGAGTAGAGCTgtagtttagttttttcctgTTACGGTTCAGTGACTTGCAGTCCCTCTTTGCAGCTGtaggctgtttttgttttttcagttactaaacagctttatttatgttcctttattgcattttgaaaatgtttgtaaattgtACTTCTttcagggattttttttttttgttcaaatgctcttacatgtttacatttgtggttaaaaagcAGTTTGCTGCCTTTTGTGGATACTTGttaaaattttctttaataaaattgcAACTTGTGTGTAGCACCTGTATGAACATTGTGTTCAGATTTTTTGGATATGGGGGAGACAAATACCACCGTTCAGATATtctgtttaataaacaaaatcccatatacataaaaactgtacctttttgcatttgtcattttactgGAAATCATAGATACGGAAAttgaagaatttatttaatttgtagtGTAAACTGATTCTATTGATTTACAAATCAGAAAGTTGCAGATTCAGAGAACCTGAGATTATGTCCTACTTTCTAGATGTTAAACTCAGGGTGACAGTAAGCTATGAAGAATTTCACTTATTATAAATGTCCCATTATAACAgtcacattattaaaaacattgcattgaTATAAACACCCACTTTCTAGAACTAAAAACATTAAGGCACGACAAAGGACGGTGaagtcttaaaaaataaatgtaaagtctATTGCACTGTCTGTTTTGCAAATATGTTGTTAGCAAGTGGTATATTTCATAAATCATCCTGTATGTACTGTAGTTTTTGCcttgttttaaaatactaaatgtaatttacatcaGATCACCGTCTAATCCATAGTGCAAATTCAATCGTACTCATACACggcagtcaaaaaaaaatttctcttATGCAATTTCAAAAACAGATTTCGCATAATGATAGACTGGTCTTTTCTCAAACATGTAACGTTCTGACTCTTCGTTACAAGTGCATTTGCAAGATTATTAAGTCACATTTTATGCTACTTGATTAAATAGATGACTGAGGTATAGTAATATTGGTTCCTGGAATCAAGTTGTCATCTTTTCCATCAATCAAAGGATCCCACTGATTAAAGTTTCTGTCCAGATCTGGAATATAAAgagattgcaaaaaaaagtttatagcATTATGTACACtactgatgtgttttttttttttattttttttttatatgaagtCAAAGTTTAACAAGAACATTTTCAATTCAGTGttgtgctgcctaatatttttgtggaagctgTGATACATTATTTTCAggaattctttaataaaagttcaaaacaactgcatttGCTTTGAATTGTAATTTTCTGTAACATAACTAGTCTTTAATGTTCGTTTCAATACATTCATCCTTGCTGaacaaatgtataaaacttgttgaccccaaacattttgtGTGTAGTTGTATAATCAAATCGAAATTGATCTGGAGCACACAAACCCAAAAAGGTAAAGAACTCACTTAAGTGGCGTTGAAGAAAAGCCAAAGTTGCTTTGTTGGAAAGATCCAAGGCTATGTGTGGATCAATCTCTCCTTTTAGCTTCATGAGCCTTCCAATCCAGTTCCCGGTAAGAAATGTGAAATCTGGGAAGCTCTGATGGACCGTCCCTCTGCCAAAAGCATTAGAGTGCAATGAAATCAAGCACATTTTTCAGACAATTACAATTtgtcttggaaaaaaaaaactaaaaaacattactgacTTGATGGTTATCATTTTTCTAGAAAAGATAGCAGAGTCCAGTTTCTTCATGCGGATGATATTCCCAATCCACTGGAATTTTTCAGAGTTTATGAAAAAGATTGGCTGCTTTACTCCTGGGAAGATCTCCTCGTCCAGAGGAAACATCCAGGTGTCCAGTGCCACACCACACCTAGGAAACAACATTGATTATTTACCTTTGTAATCTCTTCTTGCAAACTACACGGTGCTACCAAAATGCTACTGCAATTAATTTACCAAGTGTCTTTCTTGgctattttaatttgttcctGAAAAACCATgctaaaggtttttttttttattactctcCCAATAAAGCTCATTAGTAGCATGCCAGTATGTATgaaaatgcatctaaaaaaatcctcaaaaaaCAGGAAACATGCAGAGGTTTTCAGACACCAGTATGAAGGATAAAATAAAGGCCTCAGACAGTTTGGTAAAAGTTTATCTACCCACAAGATCTTAAAACTCATAGTTGTCATGAAATGTAAGGGACATCCTTATCCGCTCAAAACATACTTGAATTTGACGTCCTTGCACAAACATTCGATCACCGTCGCGCCTCCGAAGGAATGTCCCATAATCGCTATTCTACACAAGTCCATGGAATTCTGAAATGCAGGAAGGCTCAGTGTCATCAGCACCGCACAGAATATGACTGAGCAGTTCTCAACTTTATACCAATCGAGTTTAAACTTGTACTATTCACCTCCATTGTTGACAAATCAAAGTCACATTGCAAGACATTTTCCACAGACTTTCCTGAATTGATGTCAAAGAGGATGTCTAAGGCTCTGATGCATTCATCTGCTCTTTGCTTCACCTGAAACATACAGgaaatttgaatcatttaagcATAGACAGTTCCTTCAATGTTGTATCAGCCAAGATCCCAATTCATTCACGTAAAAAGATGTAGATGTAACTGTCACTAACACCAACTGCAGAAAAGCTAAATGATTATTGGTGGGTTTTCATGCAAAGCAACAGTTAAATTTCTGGATGCAAATATCAGAAAAGGTCCTGGGAATGACTAGCATGGAAAGTAAGGTGATTTTCTCACTTGCTTGTTTCTTAGAGGAAACTCATTCTCGCCCGTTTTCAATGGCCTGTAGTACATCCAAACCTCCTCCAGGTTATCAGACACAGGCTTGGCTATGTCACATGACGGATGCTTTTTTGTTCCTGGCTCACTATGCTCTCTGAAGTAAAAAGTTGCAGAAGACGATTCATCCCtgaaattaaaaagacattttagtgACACACGTAACCATACAAAACACAACACCTATCCAATAAGTGATCTTGAGATTTTTAACAAGAGTGAggatatataatgtattttagatacaaaatatttttttttaaatttaatggaTACTTTTCAAAGACTGTGATGGTGCATTTCGCAAtagtatatttttagattttaatttaaatgtacatttcccACACCATACCTTCTCTGTTTTGTTGCCTTggcattaaattacaaaaaagcaatttaaGTTAACACTGATGCAAGAGTGTTTCAAATACAAAGTAAAAGAGCGATGtcaaatttgacattttccTCTCTTGATTTTTTGGGGAAATAACCAAAAtcctgttttgtttatttgttttagtttcgTTTTGAGAAAAATGTGATTGCAGAACATATTTGTTGCCGTTTTTATTCACCACTATAGAGGTTTACTCAACTGACAACTCGCTCTTCTGAGAACGCCAAACTATGAAACGCTTCCATAGTAATtagtgtaaatattaaaaaaaaaaatagattatcTTATtacttactaaaaaaaaacactgaattatttCCATagttacattttgatttcattttaacgCATCCTATTTTCATAATCTGAAAGGCAGTGTTTCACCAATCCTACTGTCCCGTTTTACGTGTCAGTCCACCGGTAAACACTGTTAAGAATGTGATGACCTAGTTCATACTATTGTTTGCATTCTTCTCACAGACTTTGACTATTACAACATACAAAACCTTTCACTGGTGTGGGGCAAGGAGAGCTACAGAACAGCAGTTGTAATCGTGTCAGTTTGCGGTTAGTCTCTTATCGGTCTCTTATCTCAATGTACTTGTCCATTTGCAAAGAAAAAcgcttttacatttaataagatCCAACTAAAAGCAAATCACCTGTGCTCCACGGCCGCAACAATAAAGCCCTGTGACGCCAACTCAACACATATGGCCGAATACAATGTCCTGAAAatacaacacacaaaaacattgtaaaacactgaatttcacatttatgcctgaaacttaaaaataaaccacaCCTGAAAGCTCCCAGTCCATGGGAGAAAATAATAACAGGATATTTCCCATCTGGTTTGAACGACGCATTCCAGGCTGCTGGGATTTTACAAGCCCCTAATGGAAACAAATATGCAGAAACGTCCATGGCATGACAACAGTGGCAAACAATGTTTTAACCACATCTCTTTGGTACAGATATGCTGAGGAAGTGGCATGGTTGGGTGACATTTACAAAAAGCTcagtgctcaaaaaaaaaaaaatgcttaccaAAAAGGTAGTTAAAAATCCTTTCA
Proteins encoded in this region:
- the pla2g7 gene encoding platelet-activating factor acetylhydrolase: MYFVSRLVQLTLVKKIYEWSKTTSGLKYIPKWNWLAVFTMGNSCAHNTMSIPPGKGPHQVGCTDLMVGHTVHGTFLRLYYPCQASESPQRPDWVPCREYFNGLADFMKMNRALSERIFNYLFGACKIPAAWNASFKPDGKYPVIIFSHGLGAFRTLYSAICVELASQGFIVAAVEHRDESSSATFYFREHSEPGTKKHPSCDIAKPVSDNLEEVWMYYRPLKTGENEFPLRNKQVKQRADECIRALDILFDINSGKSVENVLQCDFDLSTMENSMDLCRIAIMGHSFGGATVIECLCKDVKFKCGVALDTWMFPLDEEIFPGVKQPIFFINSEKFQWIGNIIRMKKLDSAIFSRKMITIKGTVHQSFPDFTFLTGNWIGRLMKLKGEIDPHIALDLSNKATLAFLQRHLNLDRNFNQWDPLIDGKDDNLIPGTNITIPQSSI